In the Helianthus annuus cultivar XRQ/B chromosome 11, HanXRQr2.0-SUNRISE, whole genome shotgun sequence genome, one interval contains:
- the LOC110921356 gene encoding BRASSINOSTEROID INSENSITIVE 1-associated receptor kinase 1, which translates to MDRVVSLVSGSVLVWFLLVLNNLSKVHGNAEGDALNALKTQLGDPNNVLQSWDATLVNPCTWFHVTCNNENSVTRVDLGNANLSGQLVPQLGQLTNLQYLELYSNNITGKIPNELGNLTNLVSLDLYLNRLDGVIPETLGKLQKLRFLRLNNNTLTGTIPLPLTTINSLQVLDLSNNNLSGDVPINGSFSLFTPISFAGNPNLRAPPVQPQAPSPPNSQSSSVGNSATGAIAGGVAAGAALLFAGPAIALAWWRRRKPQDHFFDVPAEEDPEVHLGQLKRFSLRELQVATDNFSNRHILGRGGFGKVYKGRLADGTLVAVKRLKEERTQGGELQFQTEVEMISMAVHRNLLRLKGFCMTPTERLLVYPYMANGSVASCLRERPENQEPLDWPIRKRIALGSARGLAYLHDHCDPKIIHRDVKAANILLDEEFEAVVGDFGLAKLMDYKDTHVTTAVRGTIGHIAPEYLSTGKSSEKTDVFGYGVMLLELITGQRAFDLARLANDDDVMLLDWVKGLLREKKLETLVDADLKGNYIDAEVEQLIQVALLCTQGTPLERPKMSEVVRMLEGDGLAERWEEWQKEEMFRQEFNTTHNPNTDWIIQDSTYNLRPDELSGPR; encoded by the exons ATGGATCGGGTTGTTTCTTTGGTTTCAGGTTCTGTTCTTGTGTGGTTCTTATTGGTGTTGAATAACTTGTCAAAAGTTCATGGGAATGCTGAag GTGATGCATTGAATGCTTTAAAAACTCAGTTAGGTGACCCGAATAATGTTCTTCAAAGTTGGGATGCGACGTTGGTGAATCCGTGTACATGGTTTCATGTTACTTGCAACAACGAGAACAGTGTTACTCGAGT TGATCTTGGAAACGCAAACTTGTCGGGTCAACTGGTTCCACAGCTTGGTCAACTCACTAATTTACAGTATTT GGAACTTTACAGTAATAATATAACTGGAAAAATTCCTAACGAGCTTGGGAACTTAACTAACTTAGTGAGTTTGGATCTTTATCTCAATCGGTTAGACGGTGTGATTCCCGAAACATTGGGCAAGCTACAGAAGCTTCGTTTCCT TCGTCTCAACAACAACACATTGACGGGAACTATTCCGCTTCCATTAACTACTATAAACTCATTGCAAGTTCT TGATCTTTCAAACAACAATTTGAGTGGGGATGTCCCGATTAACGGTTCCTTTTCTCTTTTCACACCTATCAG TTTTGCTGGTAATCCTAACCTGCGAGCTCCCCCGGTTCAACCGCAAGCTCCGTCACCACCGAATTCCCAGTCTTCTTCCG TCGGCAACAGTGCCACGGGGGCCATCGCCGGAGGAGTCGCTGCTGGTGCCGCACTTCTGTTTGCGGGTCCCGCAATTGCACTTGCTTGGTGGCGACGCCGAAAACCACAGGATCATTTCTTTGATGTACCGG CCGAAGAAGATCCGGAAGTTCATTTAGGGCAATTGAAGAGGTTTTCTCTACGTGAACTACAAGTTGCAACCGATAATTTCAGTAACAGACACATTCTCGGGCGAGGTGGATTCGGTAAAGTTTATAAAGGACGTTTAGCGGATGGAACTTTAGTAGCTGTGAAACGGTTAAAAGAGGAAAGAACTCAAGGTGGAGAACTACAGTTCCAAACGGAAGTTGAGATGATTAGTATGGCGGTCCACCGGAATCTACTTCGTTTGAAAGGATTTTGCATGACACCCACCGAACGGTTGCTCGTTTATCCATATATGGCCAATGGTAGTGTTGCGTCATGCTTAAGAG AGAGACCCGAAAATCAGGAACCGCTTGATTGGCCAATACGGAAGCGAATTGCACTCGGGTCTGCAAGAGGTCTTGCGTATCTACACGATCATTGTGACCCGAAGATCATTCACCGTGATGTGAAAGCCGCAAATATATTATTAGATGAAGAATTTGAAGCGGTTGTTGGAGATTTCGGGTTGGCTAAACTTATGGATTACAAAGATACTCATGTTACAACGGCTGTTCGTGGTACAATCGGACACATAGCACCCGAGTATTTATCAACCGGGAAATCTTCGGAGAAAACCGACGTTTTTGGGTACGGCGTTATGCTTCTCGAGCTCATTACTGGACAACGGGCTTTTGATCTTGCTCGCCTTGCTAATGATGATGATGTCATGTTGCTCGATTGG GTGAAAGGGCTTTTGAGGGAAAAGAAATTGGAGACACTGGTGGATGCTGATTTGAAAGGTAATTATATAGATGCTGAGGTGGAACAATTGATCCAGGTGGCGCTTTTGTGCACGCAAGGAACGCCATTGGAGCGGCCGAAAATGTCGGAAGTTGTGAGAATGCTTGAAGGTGATGGGTTGGCTGAAAGATGGGAAGAATGGCAGAAAGAAGAGATGTTTAGGCAAGAGTTCAATACTACTCATAATCCAAATACTGATTGGATTATTCAAGATTCGACATATAATCTTCGTCCTGATGAATTGTCGGGCCCCAGATGA